A stretch of the Agrobacterium fabrum str. C58 genome encodes the following:
- a CDS encoding 2-dehydro-3-deoxygalactonokinase translates to MASPATSIIVDWGTTSLRATLVGESGEELDYLETTDGISSLGKDQHEPALMTALAPWFSSLGALPVAALGMITSRNGWVEVPYVQCPAGPAELAAGTVRRSLPNGSELVFLPGLQDPLRRPFPDVMRGEETQVIGHGLDKDITIIIPGTHSKWARVKAGKIDCFQTFVTGEIFNLLINHSFIARGSTQPAVDDADAYLWGLHEAKQSTAMSSLLFSARTGTLAGKLSADQLRSFVRGLVIGQEFRQARDANWFGENGQATIVGNDGLNDLYVQAAEIFALKISLGADDDLTKGALTVLHQALS, encoded by the coding sequence ATGGCATCACCGGCGACATCGATCATCGTCGATTGGGGAACGACATCACTACGGGCAACGCTCGTTGGTGAAAGCGGCGAAGAACTCGATTATCTTGAAACTACCGACGGCATTTCGAGCCTTGGCAAAGATCAACACGAGCCTGCACTGATGACTGCACTAGCCCCTTGGTTCTCAAGCCTGGGCGCCCTGCCCGTCGCCGCGTTGGGTATGATCACCAGTCGCAACGGCTGGGTGGAAGTTCCGTATGTGCAATGCCCGGCAGGCCCGGCGGAACTTGCCGCCGGTACAGTGCGAAGGTCACTGCCGAATGGGTCAGAGCTCGTGTTTTTACCCGGTCTTCAGGATCCTCTCAGAAGACCTTTCCCAGACGTTATGCGAGGGGAAGAAACGCAGGTCATCGGCCATGGTCTCGACAAGGATATTACGATCATCATTCCTGGCACGCACAGCAAATGGGCGCGTGTGAAAGCCGGGAAAATCGACTGTTTCCAGACCTTCGTCACGGGTGAAATCTTCAATCTGCTCATCAATCACTCCTTTATCGCCCGCGGCTCTACCCAACCCGCCGTTGACGACGCTGACGCCTATCTTTGGGGACTTCACGAGGCCAAGCAGTCCACCGCCATGTCGTCCCTTCTGTTTTCAGCCCGCACAGGCACTCTTGCGGGCAAGCTGTCGGCGGATCAATTGAGGTCGTTCGTCAGGGGGCTGGTCATCGGGCAAGAGTTCCGGCAGGCAAGGGATGCGAACTGGTTTGGGGAGAATGGTCAGGCGACGATCGTGGGCAATGATGGCCTGAATGACCTTTATGTGCAGGCAGCGGAAATCTTTGCTTTGAAAATATCGTTGGGTGCTGACGACGATTTGACCAAAGGCGCTCTGACGGTCCTGCATCAGGCACTTTCCTGA
- a CDS encoding SGNH/GDSL hydrolase family protein, whose protein sequence is MYDFPASIGTNRYDSDVVAVLTRLQRLGLPDDPIAFYGSSSFRLWNSLAEDLNSLNVVNLGFGGGTFLSAIHYMGQLLVPLKPRQTLLYFGENDIASDGQTAETAFRHFQTLMNRISEGLPQTRLYILAIKPSPARWIYRDEFDRFNRLTQAWCENRYKVTWLDLSGDLLGENGLPMFRYYQPDLVHLNAAGYAVWAQSLKAALGMRPSVDRPER, encoded by the coding sequence ATGTACGACTTTCCAGCCAGCATCGGCACCAACCGCTATGATAGTGATGTTGTTGCCGTCCTGACGCGACTCCAGCGCCTCGGGCTGCCGGACGATCCGATCGCATTCTACGGCTCCTCGTCGTTCCGACTGTGGAACTCGCTGGCCGAGGACCTGAACTCGCTCAACGTTGTCAATCTGGGGTTTGGCGGGGGAACATTTCTGTCCGCCATCCACTACATGGGCCAGCTTCTTGTGCCCCTGAAACCAAGACAAACGCTCCTCTATTTCGGTGAGAACGACATTGCGAGCGACGGACAAACGGCTGAGACGGCGTTTCGCCATTTCCAGACACTGATGAATCGCATTTCTGAAGGGCTGCCCCAAACGCGCTTATACATTCTTGCGATCAAACCCAGTCCAGCGCGCTGGATTTATCGCGACGAATTCGACCGTTTCAATCGATTGACGCAGGCTTGGTGTGAAAACCGATATAAGGTGACTTGGCTCGACCTGAGTGGCGACCTGCTCGGTGAGAACGGCTTGCCGATGTTTCGCTATTATCAGCCCGACCTCGTTCACCTCAATGCGGCCGGCTATGCGGTCTGGGCACAGTCTCTCAAGGCTGCTCTCGGCATGAGGCCATCGGTTGACAGGCCTGAACGTTAA
- a CDS encoding dihydrodipicolinate synthase family protein — translation MVAGLKGILPVLPTPFLADGGIDEAGMKRLVVFALDKGVDGVVFPGFASEVETLNAAERAALLKIVVDAVAGRVPVVAGASAADWREVVEHGRAASALGIRHLMVQPPKSVGTDASALIEFLGRIVEALPEVEIILQNAPAPRGSDLSPQAIVEIVRALPQVTYVKEETLPAGPAISHIIAHAPSTLKGVIGGGGARYILDEYARGATAAMPALEIAEEHVAIDRALVAGRQEEARRIYVRTLPLLVLQAVYRMRLTKYVLARRGVIDGVGVRAPTPELDTAALADIDANLVELGLVAAEAA, via the coding sequence ATGGTGGCTGGCCTCAAGGGGATCTTGCCTGTTCTGCCCACGCCGTTTCTGGCTGATGGCGGCATTGACGAAGCGGGTATGAAGCGGCTGGTGGTCTTTGCGCTCGACAAGGGCGTGGATGGTGTCGTGTTTCCCGGTTTCGCCAGCGAGGTGGAGACTTTGAATGCCGCCGAGCGCGCGGCGCTGCTGAAGATCGTCGTAGATGCAGTAGCGGGCCGCGTGCCGGTCGTGGCGGGTGCGAGCGCGGCCGACTGGCGTGAGGTGGTCGAGCATGGGCGGGCGGCATCGGCGCTTGGCATTCGCCACCTGATGGTGCAGCCGCCCAAATCGGTCGGCACGGATGCGTCAGCGCTGATCGAATTCCTCGGCAGGATCGTCGAGGCGCTGCCCGAGGTTGAAATCATTCTGCAGAACGCGCCTGCACCGCGCGGCTCCGATCTGTCGCCACAGGCGATCGTGGAGATCGTGCGCGCCTTGCCGCAGGTAACCTACGTCAAGGAAGAAACGCTTCCCGCCGGCCCGGCCATCAGCCACATTATCGCCCATGCGCCTTCGACGCTGAAGGGCGTCATCGGTGGCGGCGGGGCGCGTTATATTCTCGACGAATATGCCCGAGGTGCTACGGCCGCGATGCCGGCGCTGGAGATCGCCGAGGAACATGTGGCCATCGACCGGGCGCTTGTTGCCGGGCGGCAGGAAGAGGCTCGCCGGATCTATGTCCGTACCCTGCCGCTTCTGGTTCTGCAGGCGGTCTATCGCATGCGGCTGACCAAATATGTGCTCGCCCGTCGCGGCGTGATCGACGGCGTCGGCGTGCGTGCGCCGACACCCGAGCTTGATACGGCGGCGCTTGCCGATATCGACGCCAATCTGGTCGAGCTCGGCCTTGTTGCCGCGGAGGCCGCATGA
- a CDS encoding ABC transporter permease, with product MNRTAFQALLSHWRHRPLQLFTLFVGVALATALWSAVQAINAEARASYDRAASVLAQNQLDQLVAKDGSTISSNTYARLRRAGLDVSPIIEGEHRFGTTRIRLIGIDPLTMPSEGRVLPVGEPSGLIDFMTAPGVMIVSPATAGTLKDTSGLPIKMAANIPDGAGFVDISTADRVLHRNGNLSRIVVSPTQKLDIQAVATVAPELSLKEAGGRSDVARLTDSFHLNLTAFGFLAFVVGLFIAYSATGLSFEQRRGTFRTLRSLGIPLSSLTTMLVIEITLFALVAGALGVVLGYVVASTLLPGVAATLSGLYGARVAGSLSIRPEWWLTGLGMALVGTWLSSLQHLYRVWRMPILSTAHSRGWTMASVKSLVLQAIAGIFLIALSSLLIWIGSGLLAGFAILAAFLLGAAFILPPLLALALRAGERSSRHVLARWFFADTRQQLPGLSLALMALLLALSANIGVGTMVSSFRQTFLRWLDQRLAAEVYVTARDEAEAARLRKWFPDHARAVLPIWSTRGEVSGAQVQIFGVADDPTYRDHWPLILGSATTWDEIASGRGALVNEQFWRSGNASLGQKIILPGGWSATVVGIFSDYGNPMGQVIIGINALNQHYPDVEKLRYGLRVAPDDTADFRRRLIDDFGLPQDNIVDQASLKRQSAAIFEQTFAVTGALNILTLAVAGFAMFSSLLTLASLRLPQLAPVWALGLRRRDLAWLEFIRALTLWFVTFVAAIPVGLALAWVLLTIINVEAFGWRLPMILFPWEWVKLGLVALFAAVISVLIPVRQLAKTAPADLLRVFANER from the coding sequence ATGAACCGTACCGCGTTTCAGGCATTGCTTTCGCATTGGCGCCATAGACCCCTGCAACTCTTCACGCTTTTTGTGGGAGTGGCTCTCGCGACCGCCCTTTGGTCTGCCGTGCAGGCCATCAATGCCGAAGCCCGCGCCAGTTATGACCGCGCTGCGTCAGTGTTGGCGCAAAATCAGCTCGATCAACTGGTAGCTAAGGACGGCAGCACGATTTCCTCCAACACTTATGCACGCCTCCGCCGGGCTGGCCTTGATGTGTCGCCAATCATCGAGGGTGAACACAGGTTTGGTACAACGCGCATCAGGCTTATCGGGATCGACCCGTTGACGATGCCATCGGAAGGAAGGGTTCTACCCGTTGGGGAGCCATCCGGACTAATAGACTTCATGACGGCACCCGGCGTGATGATCGTATCGCCTGCTACGGCCGGCACGTTGAAAGACACTTCAGGACTTCCCATCAAAATGGCTGCGAACATTCCCGACGGAGCAGGTTTTGTCGACATTTCCACAGCCGACCGCGTTCTCCACCGCAATGGAAACCTCAGCCGCATCGTCGTTTCTCCAACGCAAAAATTGGACATTCAGGCGGTTGCGACCGTCGCACCCGAACTGTCCCTGAAAGAGGCCGGCGGGAGGTCGGATGTCGCTCGGCTCACCGACAGTTTTCACCTCAATCTCACCGCCTTCGGCTTTCTGGCTTTCGTGGTGGGACTTTTTATCGCTTATTCCGCAACGGGACTGTCATTCGAGCAGAGGCGCGGTACGTTCAGGACCTTGCGGTCGCTCGGTATCCCGCTCAGTTCGCTGACGACGATGCTCGTTATCGAAATAACGCTTTTCGCCCTCGTGGCGGGCGCTCTCGGCGTGGTCCTGGGCTACGTTGTGGCCTCCACGCTTCTGCCCGGCGTGGCGGCAACGTTGAGCGGCCTGTATGGCGCGCGTGTTGCAGGCTCACTTTCCATTCGCCCCGAGTGGTGGCTGACTGGTCTTGGTATGGCATTGGTCGGGACGTGGCTTTCTTCGCTGCAACATCTTTATCGCGTCTGGAGAATGCCGATATTGTCGACAGCACATAGCCGGGGGTGGACCATGGCATCCGTCAAAAGTCTGGTGCTTCAGGCGATCGCAGGGATATTTCTAATCGCGTTGTCCAGCCTGCTCATCTGGATCGGCAGTGGGCTTCTGGCGGGATTTGCGATACTTGCGGCCTTTCTGCTTGGCGCGGCATTTATTCTTCCCCCACTGCTGGCCCTGGCTCTGAGGGCAGGTGAACGGTCGTCTCGGCATGTGCTTGCACGATGGTTTTTTGCCGACACAAGGCAGCAGTTGCCGGGGCTTTCTCTCGCGCTGATGGCACTGTTACTTGCCCTATCGGCCAACATCGGCGTCGGCACGATGGTTTCCAGTTTTCGGCAGACGTTTCTGAGGTGGCTCGATCAGCGGCTTGCGGCGGAGGTTTACGTAACGGCACGCGATGAGGCCGAAGCTGCCCGCCTGCGCAAATGGTTTCCAGATCACGCAAGGGCAGTCCTCCCGATCTGGAGCACCCGTGGCGAAGTCTCCGGGGCACAGGTTCAGATTTTCGGTGTCGCCGATGATCCTACGTACAGAGATCACTGGCCATTGATTCTTGGCTCTGCCACAACGTGGGATGAAATTGCGAGCGGGCGCGGAGCGCTCGTCAACGAGCAGTTCTGGAGAAGCGGAAATGCTTCGCTTGGTCAGAAAATCATCTTGCCAGGCGGCTGGAGCGCCACGGTCGTCGGTATTTTTTCGGATTACGGCAATCCGATGGGGCAGGTGATTATCGGTATCAATGCTCTTAATCAACACTATCCAGATGTTGAAAAGCTGCGCTATGGTCTTCGCGTGGCACCTGATGATACGGCTGATTTTCGCCGACGTCTGATAGACGACTTTGGCCTGCCACAAGACAATATCGTGGATCAGGCCTCACTCAAACGGCAGTCCGCCGCCATTTTTGAACAGACTTTCGCGGTGACCGGCGCACTGAACATACTGACGCTTGCCGTTGCCGGCTTTGCCATGTTTTCCAGTCTTTTGACGCTTGCCTCGCTGCGGCTGCCGCAACTCGCTCCTGTCTGGGCGCTAGGGCTTCGCCGCCGCGATCTGGCGTGGCTGGAATTTATTCGCGCGCTGACATTATGGTTCGTTACCTTCGTTGCCGCCATTCCCGTCGGCCTCGCTCTGGCCTGGGTTCTGCTGACGATCATCAATGTGGAGGCATTCGGATGGCGCCTGCCGATGATCCTGTTTCCCTGGGAATGGGTGAAACTCGGCCTCGTCGCGCTCTTCGCTGCTGTGATTTCCGTTTTGATTCCGGTGCGTCAATTGGCAAAAACAGCGCCGGCCGATCTGTTGAGGGTATTTGCCAATGAACGTTAA
- a CDS encoding lipocalin-like domain-containing protein — protein MNVKRILLLCALSLPAPAVAVGQGFAGLGSSAEGFSIPQRGVAPTFPRDHGPHPDFRVEWWYVTANLQTAGGEQLGVQWTLFRSALQPGRRAGWADPQIWLGHAAVTTASRHYVAERLARGGVGQAAVEAEPFEAWIDNWQMKAATTGLADQLDQIDLNAGGEDFNYQLKLQARGPLILQGERGFSVKSAAGQASYYYSQPFYDVSGTIGLDGKNQEVTGKAWLDREWSSQPLASNQKGWDWFSLHLASGEKLMAFRLREEQGEYISANWISADGKTSPINPTDVQLSPLRTATVNGRVMPVEWNVKIPSRGLDIKTVALNEQAWMATSMPYWEGPIEFSGTTSGRGYLEMTGY, from the coding sequence ATGAACGTTAAACGCATCCTTCTTCTTTGCGCCTTGTCCTTGCCCGCACCTGCCGTGGCCGTTGGACAGGGTTTTGCCGGCCTCGGTTCAAGCGCCGAGGGCTTTAGCATTCCCCAAAGAGGGGTCGCTCCGACTTTTCCACGAGACCACGGCCCGCATCCAGATTTCAGGGTTGAGTGGTGGTATGTTACCGCAAACCTGCAGACAGCGGGTGGCGAACAACTGGGCGTCCAATGGACGCTCTTTCGCTCGGCGCTTCAACCGGGTCGGCGCGCCGGATGGGCAGATCCGCAGATATGGCTGGGGCATGCCGCCGTCACGACCGCGAGCCGCCATTATGTTGCGGAAAGACTGGCGCGGGGCGGCGTTGGGCAGGCGGCTGTCGAAGCCGAACCGTTCGAAGCCTGGATCGACAACTGGCAGATGAAGGCGGCAACGACCGGCCTCGCCGATCAGCTGGATCAAATTGATCTGAACGCTGGCGGCGAGGACTTCAATTATCAACTGAAACTTCAGGCCCGCGGGCCCTTGATTCTTCAGGGGGAGAGAGGTTTTTCGGTGAAATCGGCGGCCGGACAGGCAAGCTATTATTATTCCCAGCCATTTTACGACGTCAGCGGCACTATCGGTCTCGACGGTAAGAACCAGGAGGTAACTGGCAAAGCCTGGCTCGATCGGGAATGGTCTTCGCAGCCGCTGGCGTCAAACCAGAAGGGATGGGATTGGTTTTCCCTCCATCTGGCATCCGGCGAAAAGCTCATGGCGTTCCGGTTGCGGGAAGAGCAAGGAGAATATATCTCCGCCAACTGGATTTCGGCCGATGGCAAAACATCACCCATAAATCCGACAGATGTGCAGCTATCTCCATTGCGGACCGCGACTGTGAACGGCAGGGTTATGCCGGTGGAATGGAACGTGAAGATTCCGAGCCGTGGTCTTGATATCAAAACAGTGGCTCTCAATGAGCAGGCATGGATGGCAACCTCGATGCCTTATTGGGAGGGGCCGATAGAGTTTAGCGGAACCACCAGCGGGCGGGGTTATCTGGAAATGACGGGGTACTGA
- a CDS encoding mandelate racemase/muconate lactonizing enzyme family protein — MNSPIATVEVFTLTQPRKVPYLGALREGEVVNPNGYIVRKGNRTVYPTFDRSVLVRMTTEAGTVGWGETYGIVAPGAVAALINDLLAGFVIGRDASDPSAVYDDLYDMMRVRGYTGGFYVDALAALDIALWDIAGQEAGKSIRDLLGGGVDSFPAYVSGLPERTLKARGELAKYWQDRGFNAFKFATPVADDGPAAEIANLRQVLGPQAKIAADMHWNQTPERALELIAEMQPFDPWFAEAPVWTEDIAGLEKVSKNTDVPIAVGEEWRTHWDMRARIERCRIAIVQPEMGHKGITNFIRIGALAAEHGIDVIPHATVGAGIFLAASLQASSTLSMLKGHEFQHSIFEPNRRLLDGDMDCREGRYHLPSGPGLGVRPSEAALGLIERI; from the coding sequence ATGAACAGCCCCATCGCAACCGTCGAAGTCTTCACGCTGACCCAGCCGCGCAAGGTTCCCTATCTTGGCGCGCTCAGGGAAGGCGAGGTGGTCAATCCCAACGGCTATATCGTGCGCAAGGGCAATCGCACGGTCTACCCCACCTTCGACCGCAGCGTGCTGGTGCGCATGACGACGGAGGCCGGCACTGTCGGCTGGGGCGAGACCTATGGTATCGTCGCCCCCGGCGCGGTTGCCGCCCTCATCAATGATCTTCTCGCCGGTTTTGTGATCGGTCGCGATGCGTCCGATCCTTCGGCTGTTTATGACGACCTTTATGACATGATGCGGGTGCGCGGTTATACTGGCGGCTTTTACGTCGATGCACTTGCCGCGCTCGATATTGCGCTCTGGGATATTGCCGGGCAGGAAGCCGGAAAATCCATCCGCGACCTTCTCGGCGGCGGCGTGGACAGTTTTCCGGCCTATGTTTCCGGCCTGCCTGAAAGAACGTTGAAGGCGCGCGGGGAGCTGGCGAAATACTGGCAGGATCGCGGTTTCAACGCTTTCAAATTCGCAACACCGGTAGCTGATGACGGCCCGGCGGCGGAAATTGCCAATCTCCGGCAGGTGCTTGGCCCACAGGCGAAGATCGCCGCCGACATGCACTGGAACCAGACGCCGGAACGGGCGCTGGAACTGATTGCCGAAATGCAGCCCTTTGACCCGTGGTTCGCCGAGGCTCCCGTCTGGACGGAGGACATTGCCGGCCTGGAGAAGGTTTCCAAGAATACCGACGTGCCGATTGCCGTCGGCGAGGAATGGCGCACCCATTGGGATATGCGCGCCCGCATCGAACGCTGCCGCATCGCGATCGTGCAGCCGGAAATGGGCCATAAGGGCATCACCAATTTCATCCGCATCGGTGCACTTGCCGCCGAACACGGCATTGACGTGATCCCGCACGCCACCGTCGGCGCCGGCATTTTCCTTGCCGCCAGTCTGCAGGCGTCATCGACGTTGTCGATGCTGAAGGGACACGAATTCCAGCACTCGATCTTCGAGCCGAACCGCCGCCTGCTCGACGGTGACATGGATTGCCGCGAGGGCAGATATCACCTGCCGTCCGGACCGGGACTTGGGGTAAGACCGTCGGAGGCGGCACTCGGTCTGATTGAACGTATCTGA
- a CDS encoding ABC transporter substrate-binding protein: MTKRMKKLALGTATAVLMTMGAVAPAMADTVLKFISWQTDDAGTGEWWRSAIAAFEKQHPGVKIEFTKAERSSYADTMTTLFAANQPPQIVHLASFEFQMFADSGWLEPLDPWLKKDGIDMTGWAGQQKCEWNGETVCIMTNYFGFVMAYNKKLLEDAGVAVPKTYDEFLAAAKATTKDLNGDGIIDQFGTGHETKGGPGQYLTEMLNYILDAGAYWTDKDGNITIDTPQMVEGLSRWKTVMKSGISPVDMSASDVRKLFADGKMAMRLDGPWLYGTTEKGSAKSDIVYVAPPLHPPLGGSSNVLAMPADIPDDQKALVWDFIKLTMTPEFQRSYATLGGNTPPSPKADVSGVEKTIPHFPVLIETMKAASEAGIDRIPTGLELFYNEFSKMVMEESQRMIIQDLDPAEVAKTMQAKAEAIKG, translated from the coding sequence ATGACCAAAAGAATGAAAAAGCTGGCGCTGGGCACCGCGACCGCCGTTTTGATGACGATGGGCGCTGTCGCGCCTGCGATGGCCGATACCGTGCTGAAATTCATTTCCTGGCAGACTGATGATGCCGGAACGGGGGAATGGTGGCGCTCCGCCATCGCCGCCTTCGAGAAACAGCATCCGGGTGTGAAAATCGAGTTCACCAAGGCGGAGCGCAGTTCCTACGCCGATACGATGACCACGCTTTTTGCCGCCAACCAGCCGCCGCAGATCGTGCATCTGGCGTCGTTCGAATTCCAGATGTTTGCCGATAGCGGCTGGCTGGAACCGCTCGATCCGTGGCTTAAGAAAGACGGCATCGACATGACGGGCTGGGCCGGCCAGCAAAAATGCGAATGGAACGGCGAGACCGTCTGCATCATGACCAACTATTTTGGTTTCGTCATGGCTTATAACAAAAAGCTTCTGGAAGACGCGGGCGTTGCGGTTCCGAAGACCTATGACGAGTTTCTGGCTGCGGCTAAAGCCACGACGAAGGATCTCAACGGCGACGGCATCATCGACCAGTTCGGAACCGGCCACGAAACCAAGGGCGGTCCAGGGCAATATCTGACGGAAATGCTGAACTATATCCTCGATGCCGGCGCCTACTGGACCGACAAGGACGGCAATATCACCATCGATACGCCGCAGATGGTCGAAGGCCTTTCACGCTGGAAAACCGTGATGAAGAGCGGCATCAGCCCGGTGGACATGAGCGCCAGCGACGTGCGCAAGCTGTTTGCCGATGGCAAGATGGCCATGCGGCTCGATGGGCCCTGGCTTTACGGCACCACCGAGAAGGGGTCGGCCAAAAGCGACATCGTTTATGTCGCGCCGCCGCTTCATCCGCCGCTTGGCGGATCGTCCAACGTGCTGGCCATGCCGGCCGATATCCCCGATGACCAGAAGGCACTGGTCTGGGATTTTATCAAGCTGACGATGACGCCGGAATTCCAGCGCAGTTACGCAACCCTTGGCGGCAACACCCCGCCAAGTCCGAAGGCCGACGTCTCGGGCGTCGAAAAGACCATCCCGCATTTTCCGGTGCTGATCGAGACGATGAAGGCCGCGTCCGAGGCGGGTATCGACCGCATTCCGACCGGGCTTGAACTTTTCTACA